In Thermospira aquatica, the following proteins share a genomic window:
- a CDS encoding alpha-amylase domain-containing protein, with translation MKRLGFLMVGLLVGSSMFAGVMMQGFYWDVPAGGNWYNTMKSKAYGLRYMVGSGTKYGINRIWFPPVSKAQGGGYSMGYDPHDYYDLGQYYQDGTTETRFGSQAELKAAIARYRSYGIDCMADIVINHRSGGASEYNPYTGGNTWTDFRNVASGKAKWRYWAFHPNNIHWYDSGSFGGFPDVCHDNSTVYNDIKTWMNWLKSTANAGFKSWRWDYVKGFSPTIVKNLNAATSPTFSVGEYWDANTSTLDWWANAANSSVFDFALYYTLKDICNNSSGGGYLPNVFDYSKSFAAKNPWRAVTFVGNHDTDEIYRDKMMAYAFILTYQGYPCIWWKDYYNYGLATGGGAGSGWGNGIKQLVWCREKLGGGGPQIEILKSNDGDVIIYGSKGYSTSSPGYIVVINDHPSQWKGAWVRTGNSYLKNKTLKAYAWSSTVSGQNVAPQNKYCDGNGWVEVWAAPRGYAVYSVNGL, from the coding sequence ATGAAACGGTTAGGGTTTTTGATGGTGGGGCTTCTGGTAGGAAGCTCGATGTTTGCTGGCGTGATGATGCAGGGTTTCTACTGGGATGTCCCGGCAGGTGGTAACTGGTACAATACCATGAAGAGTAAAGCCTATGGGCTTCGATATATGGTAGGGAGTGGTACAAAGTACGGTATTAACCGCATCTGGTTTCCTCCTGTATCCAAAGCTCAGGGTGGTGGCTATTCTATGGGATATGATCCCCATGATTACTATGACCTGGGCCAATACTATCAGGACGGCACCACAGAAACGCGCTTTGGTTCCCAGGCAGAACTCAAGGCGGCTATTGCGCGGTACCGTAGCTATGGCATTGATTGTATGGCTGATATCGTGATCAACCATCGCTCCGGTGGTGCCAGTGAGTACAACCCCTATACCGGTGGAAACACCTGGACAGATTTTCGTAATGTGGCAAGTGGAAAGGCAAAATGGCGGTACTGGGCATTCCATCCCAATAATATTCATTGGTATGATTCTGGCTCATTTGGTGGGTTCCCTGATGTGTGTCACGACAACTCGACGGTGTACAATGACATCAAAACGTGGATGAACTGGCTCAAGAGTACCGCAAATGCTGGTTTCAAGAGCTGGCGATGGGATTATGTCAAGGGATTCTCCCCCACTATTGTGAAGAATCTCAACGCAGCAACAAGTCCTACGTTTAGTGTGGGTGAGTATTGGGATGCCAATACTTCGACACTTGATTGGTGGGCCAATGCCGCTAACTCGTCCGTATTTGACTTTGCTCTCTACTATACGCTCAAAGATATCTGTAACAATAGCTCAGGTGGTGGCTATCTGCCCAATGTGTTTGACTATAGTAAGAGTTTTGCTGCCAAGAATCCATGGCGTGCCGTGACCTTTGTTGGAAACCATGACACTGATGAGATTTACAGAGACAAGATGATGGCGTATGCGTTCATTCTCACCTATCAAGGGTATCCCTGTATCTGGTGGAAAGACTACTACAACTATGGGTTGGCTACTGGTGGTGGTGCTGGCAGTGGTTGGGGAAATGGTATCAAACAGCTCGTATGGTGCCGAGAAAAGCTCGGTGGTGGAGGTCCTCAGATCGAAATCCTCAAGAGTAACGATGGAGATGTGATCATCTACGGAAGCAAGGGGTACTCTACCTCAAGTCCAGGGTATATTGTCGTGATCAATGACCATCCATCCCAGTGGAAGGGTGCATGGGTCCGGACAGGCAACAGCTATCTTAAGAACAAGACCCTCAAAGCTTATGCCTGGTCCTCAACGGTAAGTGGACAAAATGTGGCACCTCAGAATAAGTATTGCGATGGCAATGGTTGGGTAGAGGTATGGGCTGCACCGCGTGGGTATGCAGTCTACTCGGTTAACGGACTATAA